The region GACTGGCATGCCGTCAGCCGCATGGCTGCCCAGGTTCTGCGCCTGCAAAGCAAGGATCTCGCCTGCGTGGCCTGGCTGTTCGAAGCGCGCCTGCACATCGATGGCTTTGCCGCCATCGCACCATGTTTGAGCCTGCTGGACACCTTGCTGCACCAGTATTGGGACAATATCCATCCACGATCGGACGTAGGCGACTTCGAGTCTCGTGCCAACCAGATCCGCTGGATCGCCGAAAAACTGCTGCCGGTCCTGCGTCTGACACCGATCACGGCCAGCCAGGACAACACACTGTACTGCTGGGCGGACTGGCAGCAGGGCCAGCGCAGCTCACAGCTCAAGGTGCGCACGGATGGTGCCCAGGAATTCGTCGAAAGCACCGAGCTGCGGCTGTTCCGGCAAGCCATGGCGGCCAGCAGCGTCGAGCATTTCCTGCAGCTCCACCGTGTACTGTCGGAGGCGCTGCGGGCACTCGATATGCTGCGCCTGACGCTGGACAAATACTTCGCGCCATCGGCACCCAGCCTGGCAGCGATGGCCGGCCTGCTCGAACAGATACACGATAGCTGTGACGCCGAGCTGTACCGGCACGGCGTGCGCCCTGTGCCGGCCAGCGTGCCTCCACCGCCATTGATGCCGCCTTTTTCGCCACTGCCGCCACCGCCGCCACTGCTGCCACCACTGCCGGCCAGCGATCCTGCCCGTGACCGCGACCATGCCTACGCGCGCCTGGCCGAACTGGGCGACTACCTGTTGCGAATCGATCCGCACAGCCCTGCGACGCACCTGCTGCGCCACGTCATTGAATTGGGCAAGCTCGATACGGCCCAGCTATACCAGGAACTCTTTATCCGCTCGAACGGCATGCTGAACGTCTTCGAAGTGATGGAGCTGGGAGTGGCGGACAATCGCCAGGAACAATAAGGAACACTTGCATGGCACGGATTTACAAAACGGCAGATTTGGGCGAAGCGCATGTACGGGTCGCCTTGGTGGAGGCGCGCGGCGAGGCGGATTTGCTGGTGCAGCGCGTCCACAGCTGGGGCCTGGCGATTGGCGATGAACGCTGGTTCATCA is a window of Janthinobacterium sp. J1-1 DNA encoding:
- a CDS encoding DUF6150 family protein, yielding MARIYKTADLGEAHVRVALVEARGEADLLVQRVHSWGLAIGDERWFITGDKQAASTWVYFCSVGMAEVKICFVDHDFEAGWQKPSRYKNRFR
- the tssA gene encoding type VI secretion system protein TssA; its protein translation is MDQTAALRHIAVTYFQASLGLSVEQLLAPIAGDDPAGRSMRGTREYSAIQHSRRADDASLPMGGWEHELKRADWHAVSRMAAQVLRLQSKDLACVAWLFEARLHIDGFAAIAPCLSLLDTLLHQYWDNIHPRSDVGDFESRANQIRWIAEKLLPVLRLTPITASQDNTLYCWADWQQGQRSSQLKVRTDGAQEFVESTELRLFRQAMAASSVEHFLQLHRVLSEALRALDMLRLTLDKYFAPSAPSLAAMAGLLEQIHDSCDAELYRHGVRPVPASVPPPPLMPPFSPLPPPPPLLPPLPASDPARDRDHAYARLAELGDYLLRIDPHSPATHLLRHVIELGKLDTAQLYQELFIRSNGMLNVFEVMELGVADNRQEQ